From one Jatrophihabitans sp. genomic stretch:
- a CDS encoding sigma-70 family RNA polymerase sigma factor, translating into MRSETAAVERVFREEYGRLIASLVRRFGDIDIAEEAAGEALVTALVKWPESGVPPNAGGWLTTTASNRAIDRIRREKQRDAKHQAALMYHDDTPHEPTGPVEDDRLRLLFTCCHPALPPEARIALTLRLLGGLTVAEIAQAFLVPETTMAQRITRAKKKIAAAKVPYRVPEATDLPERLGGVLAVLFLVFNEGYLATGDGEPVRAELTGEAIRLTRILRQLLPGEPEVTGLLGLLLLTEARREARVRDGQLVPLGEQDRAGWDRGLIAEGHGLVRECLAINRPGRYQILAAINAVHTDAPTAADTDWSQVVALYDQLTRLDPSPIVALNRAVAVAELDGPQVALTLVDRLPLTGYHAWRVARADFLRRLGRTAEAKDAYDAAIAVTQNSAERAYLSRKRGELV; encoded by the coding sequence ATGCGGAGCGAAACGGCGGCCGTAGAGCGGGTCTTCCGCGAGGAGTACGGCCGCCTGATCGCCTCGCTCGTCCGCCGCTTCGGTGACATCGACATCGCGGAGGAAGCGGCGGGCGAGGCGCTGGTGACCGCGCTGGTGAAATGGCCGGAGTCCGGTGTGCCTCCCAACGCCGGCGGCTGGCTCACCACCACCGCGAGCAACCGCGCGATCGACCGGATCCGCCGCGAGAAGCAGCGCGACGCCAAGCACCAGGCGGCATTGATGTACCACGACGACACCCCCCACGAGCCCACCGGGCCCGTCGAGGACGACCGATTGCGGCTGCTGTTCACCTGCTGCCACCCGGCGCTGCCACCGGAGGCGCGGATCGCGCTGACGCTCCGCCTCCTCGGCGGGTTGACCGTGGCCGAGATCGCCCAGGCGTTCCTGGTGCCCGAGACCACGATGGCGCAGCGGATCACCCGGGCAAAGAAGAAGATCGCGGCGGCGAAGGTGCCCTACCGGGTGCCCGAGGCCACCGACCTTCCCGAGCGGCTCGGCGGCGTGCTGGCGGTGCTGTTCCTGGTGTTCAACGAGGGCTACCTCGCCACCGGCGACGGCGAACCGGTGCGCGCCGAGCTCACGGGCGAGGCCATCCGGCTGACCCGGATCTTGCGACAACTGCTCCCCGGGGAGCCGGAGGTGACCGGTCTGCTCGGGCTGCTGCTGCTCACCGAGGCCCGGCGGGAGGCCCGCGTCCGCGACGGTCAGCTGGTCCCGCTGGGCGAGCAGGATCGCGCCGGCTGGGACCGCGGGCTGATCGCCGAGGGGCACGGCCTGGTCCGCGAGTGCCTCGCGATCAACCGGCCGGGCCGCTACCAAATCCTGGCCGCGATCAACGCCGTCCACACCGACGCCCCCACCGCCGCGGACACGGACTGGTCGCAGGTGGTCGCGCTGTATGACCAGCTGACCCGGCTGGACCCGTCGCCGATCGTCGCGCTCAACCGCGCGGTCGCGGTCGCGGAGCTGGACGGCCCGCAGGTCGCCCTCACCCTGGTCGACCGCCTGCCTCTCACGGGCTACCACGCATGGCGCGTCGCCCGCGCGGACTTCCTCCGCAGGCTCGGCCGGACCGCCGAAGCGAAGGACGCTTACGACGCCGCCATCGCCGTCACCCAGAACTCCGCCGAACGTGCCTACCTGAGCAGGAAGCGCGGCGAGCTGGTCTGA
- a CDS encoding DUF6069 family protein — MSTTTQAITAQVPTTQVPTAQVRTRPISGAPAAAAERQPVWKHGVAAAVAASVATTALAAVASAAGVSFADSTGASIPLAGFAQLTLFFSLIGVGIAAVLARRARRPRATFVRTALALTVLSFVPDVTFGFDTATAATLIALHIVAAAIVVPTLAGRLAHTR; from the coding sequence ATGTCCACCACCACGCAGGCCATCACCGCCCAGGTCCCCACCACCCAGGTTCCCACCGCGCAGGTCCGCACCCGCCCGATCTCCGGCGCACCGGCTGCGGCGGCCGAGCGGCAGCCGGTCTGGAAGCACGGCGTCGCCGCGGCCGTCGCGGCCTCGGTCGCCACCACCGCCCTCGCGGCGGTCGCGTCGGCCGCCGGGGTCTCGTTCGCCGACAGCACCGGCGCGAGCATCCCGCTCGCCGGGTTCGCGCAGTTGACGCTGTTCTTCTCCCTCATCGGCGTCGGCATCGCCGCCGTCCTGGCGCGCCGGGCGCGTCGGCCGCGGGCCACGTTCGTGCGGACGGCCCTCGCCCTGACCGTGCTGTCCTTCGTCCCGGACGTGACGTTCGGCTTCGACACCGCCACCGCCGCCACCCTGATCGCGCTGCACATCGTCGCCGCGGCGATCGTGGTGCCGACCCTAGCGGGACGGCTTGCGCACACCCGCTGA
- a CDS encoding nucleotide disphospho-sugar-binding domain-containing protein, translated as MRIAFLNVAAAGHINPTLPIAAQLQADGARVAYFVPPGAQHRSAPGIDFRPILDPVTVATGGASDRAEILVQALTAAQQCLPELVDAVAAVRADALVYDRSAPWGRWVAQRLSIPSIQVLTTYALRAESAPTRIGAAGFDRPGRELRRALRGYARSVEANAGHGLTSLRPQDVFVAGDRHNIVTVARALQADADDFDDSYTFVGPCLPRTLPRRAAATRTAFVSTGSVLPGDAGLMQACLSAFPPEDWEVVLAVGAAAPELSRLAPANWTVQAQVDQLDVLARASVFVTHGGMNSVQEAAFLGVPLVVVPRTPENQRTAARVETLGLGLAVALDRLDGEALRRAARAAQAPAVARGLQDFAEHCRQSGGTRRACEVIVAAATGSGGAAERRQPSIHHCLTGGAMTGTSQAVVGAVGALQSSHRFRSLPKDCGQDDHPGVDEVEGWRDWSSFEPTPDQRRIEAWLAKLVGSEDRLLHVGVGGSQLAQAFASRTREIVGITISPGEVRRGNALGLDNYRLLLRNKYQPWADAPRPLDVVIDNNLTTFACCLTHVLTMLDWYSTSLAPTGFLLTDRVGLGWVVSADGGDPAWGLDLAALRILAGSLGLTVLDLDGDVYAVATPGGAARLSRRAVRRPAIATAAAGDRNGRPEAVLPPG; from the coding sequence ATGAGGATCGCTTTTCTCAACGTCGCCGCGGCCGGTCACATCAACCCGACACTCCCCATCGCCGCGCAGCTGCAGGCCGACGGCGCGCGCGTTGCCTACTTCGTGCCCCCGGGCGCCCAGCACCGCAGCGCTCCGGGCATCGACTTCCGGCCCATCCTCGATCCGGTCACGGTGGCCACCGGCGGCGCGTCCGACCGGGCCGAGATCCTGGTGCAGGCTCTGACCGCGGCGCAGCAGTGCCTTCCCGAGCTGGTGGACGCCGTCGCCGCGGTCCGGGCGGACGCCCTGGTCTATGACCGCTCCGCGCCCTGGGGCCGTTGGGTGGCGCAGCGCCTGAGCATCCCGTCGATCCAGGTCCTGACGACCTACGCCCTGCGAGCCGAGTCAGCACCCACCAGGATCGGCGCCGCGGGCTTCGACAGGCCCGGCCGGGAGCTGCGAAGGGCGCTGCGCGGCTACGCCCGGTCCGTCGAGGCGAACGCGGGTCATGGCCTGACGAGCCTGCGTCCGCAGGACGTCTTCGTGGCCGGCGACCGGCACAACATCGTCACCGTCGCCAGGGCGCTGCAAGCCGACGCCGACGACTTCGACGACTCATACACCTTCGTCGGCCCCTGCCTTCCCAGGACGCTTCCCCGGCGAGCAGCAGCGACGCGGACAGCCTTCGTCTCCACCGGATCCGTGCTGCCCGGCGACGCCGGACTGATGCAGGCCTGCCTGAGCGCCTTTCCGCCGGAGGACTGGGAGGTCGTCCTGGCCGTCGGCGCGGCAGCCCCCGAACTCAGCCGGCTGGCGCCCGCTAACTGGACCGTCCAGGCGCAGGTGGACCAGCTGGACGTCCTCGCGCGCGCGAGCGTGTTCGTCACCCACGGAGGCATGAACTCGGTCCAGGAAGCCGCGTTCCTCGGGGTGCCGCTCGTCGTCGTGCCGAGGACCCCCGAGAACCAGCGGACCGCGGCGCGGGTGGAGACCCTGGGCCTGGGCCTGGCCGTCGCACTCGACCGACTTGACGGTGAAGCCCTGCGGCGCGCGGCTCGAGCGGCCCAGGCCCCCGCCGTCGCGCGAGGACTGCAGGACTTCGCCGAGCACTGCAGGCAGTCCGGCGGGACGCGACGCGCCTGCGAGGTGATCGTCGCGGCGGCCACGGGCAGCGGCGGCGCAGCCGAGAGACGGCAGCCTTCCATCCACCACTGTCTGACAGGAGGAGCCATGACCGGGACATCGCAGGCAGTGGTGGGGGCGGTCGGCGCGCTGCAGTCCTCGCACCGGTTCCGGTCCCTGCCGAAGGACTGCGGGCAGGACGACCATCCGGGGGTCGACGAGGTCGAGGGCTGGCGGGACTGGTCGTCCTTCGAGCCGACGCCTGACCAGCGCAGGATCGAGGCGTGGCTGGCAAAGCTCGTCGGGTCCGAGGACAGGCTGTTGCACGTCGGAGTCGGCGGCTCCCAGCTCGCGCAGGCCTTCGCGTCCCGGACGCGGGAGATCGTCGGCATCACGATCTCGCCCGGCGAGGTGCGCCGGGGGAACGCGCTGGGGCTGGACAACTACCGCCTGCTCCTGCGGAACAAGTACCAGCCCTGGGCCGACGCGCCGCGCCCGCTGGACGTCGTCATCGACAACAACCTCACGACCTTCGCGTGCTGCCTCACGCACGTCCTCACCATGCTCGACTGGTACTCGACCTCGCTGGCCCCTACGGGATTCCTGCTCACCGACCGGGTCGGCCTGGGCTGGGTGGTCTCCGCTGACGGTGGCGATCCGGCGTGGGGCTTGGACCTGGCAGCGCTCAGGATCCTCGCCGGGTCACTCGGCTTGACGGTCCTCGATCTGGACGGCGACGTCTACGCCGTAGCCACCCCCGGCGGAGCCGCCAGGTTGAGCCGGCGCGCCGTCCGGCGTCCTGCGATCGCAACAGCGGCCGCGGGCGATCGGAACGGCCGCCCGGAGGCCGTTCTGCCGCCGGGGTAG
- a CDS encoding phosphatase domain-containing protein, with amino-acid sequence MSTDPSPVPVTPPRSTPVRMPFRPRQVVGGLRAGLHSLLLAFEAAERKLAWLLLRLGRPVRIHPFSGYGTGDWAQLGGRVLVEAPARTGAARASRWAVLRANLLPFLSVEVPGARVRVTFEEHELVVRADHEGYVQVRFEGVRLTPGRHRVTLTPVQPTGAPAYGTVHVPDPAADLAVVSDVDDTIVDSGIAHGLAATLRTMLLLEQSTRVPLTGAPELYRALAQGPPGTVERPFFYLSTSPWNLVGFLQGFLVRHRFPDGPLVLTDWGPGADGLLRVSTRTHKLSSLRQLAQALPHSRFVLIGDSGQQDPAIYADFCAEHPGRVAAVYIRRAGAAGTVSDERAEQAGRLLAEAGVPYVLADDTDAMLRHAVEHGLVARP; translated from the coding sequence GTGTCCACCGACCCCAGTCCGGTACCTGTGACGCCGCCGCGGTCGACGCCGGTTCGAATGCCGTTCCGGCCGCGGCAGGTAGTGGGCGGGCTGCGGGCCGGGCTGCATTCGCTGCTGCTCGCCTTCGAGGCCGCCGAGCGGAAGCTCGCCTGGCTGCTGCTGCGCCTGGGGCGGCCGGTGCGCATCCATCCCTTCTCGGGCTACGGGACCGGCGACTGGGCCCAGTTGGGCGGGCGGGTGCTCGTCGAGGCGCCGGCTCGCACCGGCGCCGCCCGGGCGAGCAGGTGGGCGGTGCTGCGCGCCAACCTGCTGCCGTTCCTCAGCGTCGAGGTGCCCGGAGCGCGGGTGCGGGTCACCTTCGAGGAGCACGAGTTGGTGGTGCGCGCCGACCACGAGGGCTACGTCCAGGTGCGGTTCGAGGGTGTTCGGCTGACGCCGGGACGGCACCGGGTGACCCTCACCCCGGTGCAGCCGACCGGCGCGCCCGCCTACGGGACGGTGCACGTGCCCGACCCGGCGGCCGACCTGGCTGTGGTCAGCGATGTCGATGACACCATCGTCGACTCGGGCATCGCCCATGGCTTGGCCGCCACCCTGAGAACGATGCTGCTGCTGGAGCAGTCGACCCGCGTCCCGCTGACCGGCGCTCCGGAGCTGTACCGCGCGCTGGCGCAGGGCCCGCCGGGAACGGTCGAGCGGCCGTTCTTCTATCTCTCGACCAGCCCGTGGAACCTGGTCGGCTTCCTGCAGGGGTTCCTGGTGCGGCACCGGTTCCCGGACGGGCCGCTGGTGCTGACCGACTGGGGCCCCGGCGCGGACGGCCTGCTGCGGGTCAGCACCCGCACGCACAAGCTGTCCAGCCTGCGACAGCTGGCGCAGGCGCTGCCGCACAGCCGCTTCGTGCTCATCGGCGACAGCGGCCAGCAGGACCCGGCCATCTACGCCGACTTCTGCGCCGAGCACCCCGGTCGGGTCGCCGCGGTCTACATCCGCCGCGCGGGCGCGGCGGGCACGGTCAGCGACGAGCGGGCCGAGCAGGCCGGACGGCTGCTCGCCGAGGCCGGCGTGCCCTACGTCCTGGCCGACGACACCGACGCGATGCTGCGCCATGCCGTGGAGCACGGGCTCGTCGCCCGGCCGTGA
- a CDS encoding YciI family protein, with the protein MTQYLLSVHGPVEREEYGNYGSKEAMEAAFAATEAFNDKLRAEGYWVFAGGLKSASTATVVDGQGETPVMTDGPYLETKEVIGGFWIIDAPDLDVALKLAAEGSKACQGKVEVRPFDGLA; encoded by the coding sequence ATGACGCAGTACCTGTTATCCGTGCACGGCCCCGTCGAGAGGGAGGAGTACGGCAACTACGGCTCCAAGGAGGCGATGGAGGCGGCGTTCGCCGCGACCGAAGCCTTCAATGACAAGCTTCGCGCCGAGGGCTACTGGGTCTTCGCCGGCGGGCTCAAGTCGGCGTCCACCGCGACCGTCGTCGACGGCCAGGGTGAGACGCCGGTGATGACCGACGGTCCCTACCTCGAGACCAAAGAGGTCATCGGGGGTTTCTGGATCATCGACGCGCCCGACCTCGACGTGGCGCTCAAGCTCGCGGCCGAGGGGTCCAAGGCCTGCCAGGGCAAGGTCGAGGTCCGTCCGTTCGACGGCCTCGCCTGA